One window from the genome of Sphingomonas lacunae encodes:
- a CDS encoding M23 family metallopeptidase, with amino-acid sequence MGSKGRFMTWGRYGLLVATGLLLSACASRPANTDLFGRPLTPGDSARPAPIPPGQAATDRPPAAPGIDSDLPPVGSGGIRPVDIPRSTPGAPTAAAPWTPAPVTPSAREVAASNYVVAPGDTLRGIGNRTGAGSEAIAAANALEPPYVVRVGQRLTIPAGRYHEVMPGQSGIAIARAYGVSWAALIEENGLVEPYVLRVGQRLRLPDSGAPARPRTIEEQAQAFHLDIEGIMAGNQPATPAVGTAGRPSTPATPGSPPATGPGRFAWPLTGTLLQRFGPAGNGRVNDGINIAAAPGTPVRATAAGIVTYAGNEIALFGGLILIDHGGGWTSAYAHLDQLGVTVGQSVRAGQVIATSGESGQVPQPQLHFEIRRDRRPVDPLRQLPPR; translated from the coding sequence ATGGGGAGCAAAGGGCGCTTCATGACATGGGGTCGATACGGGCTGCTGGTCGCCACCGGCTTGCTGCTGAGCGCCTGTGCCTCGCGGCCAGCCAACACCGATTTGTTCGGTCGTCCCCTGACCCCCGGGGACAGTGCCCGGCCCGCTCCGATACCACCTGGACAAGCCGCGACCGACCGGCCCCCGGCTGCCCCCGGCATCGACAGCGACCTGCCACCCGTCGGCAGCGGCGGCATCCGCCCGGTCGACATACCCCGCTCGACGCCCGGCGCACCTACCGCTGCGGCGCCCTGGACCCCGGCCCCGGTCACCCCCAGCGCGCGGGAAGTTGCCGCCTCCAACTATGTCGTTGCACCGGGCGATACGCTGCGCGGGATAGGCAATCGCACCGGCGCCGGTTCGGAAGCCATTGCTGCCGCCAATGCGTTGGAGCCGCCCTATGTCGTCCGGGTCGGCCAGCGGCTGACCATTCCCGCCGGTCGCTATCATGAAGTGATGCCAGGACAGAGCGGCATCGCCATTGCCCGTGCCTATGGTGTCAGCTGGGCCGCGCTGATCGAGGAAAACGGGCTTGTAGAACCCTATGTGCTGCGCGTTGGCCAGCGCTTGCGGCTGCCGGATAGCGGCGCGCCCGCCCGCCCGCGCACAATCGAGGAACAGGCGCAGGCCTTTCACCTCGATATTGAAGGGATCATGGCCGGCAACCAGCCCGCCACACCGGCAGTGGGCACCGCTGGCCGACCCTCAACACCCGCAACCCCCGGCAGTCCGCCGGCCACCGGTCCGGGCCGCTTCGCTTGGCCGCTGACGGGAACACTGCTGCAACGCTTTGGTCCGGCGGGCAATGGCCGGGTGAATGACGGCATCAATATCGCTGCGGCCCCCGGCACGCCGGTCCGGGCAACAGCGGCAGGCATTGTCACCTATGCCGGCAACGAAATTGCGCTGTTCGGCGGACTGATCCTCATCGACCATGGCGGCGGCTGGACCAGCGCCTATGCCCACCTCGATCAGCTCGGCGTCACCGTCGGTCAATCGGTGCGCGCCGGACAGGTCATCGCCACCTCGGGTGAGAGTGGACAGGTCCCGCAACCCCAGCTCCATTTCGAAATCCGCCGCGACCGCCGCCCGGTCGATCCGCTCAGGCAATTGCCACCGCGATAG
- a CDS encoding potassium channel family protein produces the protein MTSPRIPRPHNVLRRQSQTPVWKQILWRVLAVVGLIALAIAVHWYDRDGLKDNHDGVVSFLDIIYFTSISISTTGYGDIVPVTTEARMFDALIVTPIRIFVVLIFLGTAYNFVLKRTWERWQMRRIQQRLTGHMIVCGYGISNRQAVQELILRGTSPDSIVVIERDEDALAEAEETGCNVMLGDATRDQVLLDARIDTASAVIISAGRDDTSILMVLTARALRKDVPVSVVIRAQDNESIAHAAGASTVINPVSFTGLLLAGSTHGEHVADYLADLASVDGEVSLRERAATAADIGKPLSALSTGIGVRIYRDGTALPISAAARTTIQPGDMLVEIVQIAPPLTPA, from the coding sequence ATGACCAGTCCCCGCATCCCGCGCCCGCACAATGTCCTGCGCCGCCAGTCCCAGACGCCGGTTTGGAAGCAGATCCTGTGGCGCGTGTTGGCGGTGGTTGGCCTCATCGCGCTGGCAATTGCCGTCCACTGGTATGATCGCGACGGGCTCAAGGACAATCATGATGGTGTCGTCAGTTTTCTCGACATCATCTATTTCACCTCCATCTCCATCTCGACCACCGGCTATGGCGACATTGTCCCCGTCACCACCGAAGCGCGGATGTTTGATGCGCTGATCGTCACGCCGATCCGCATTTTCGTCGTCCTCATCTTCCTCGGCACCGCCTATAATTTCGTCCTCAAACGCACATGGGAGCGCTGGCAGATGCGCCGCATCCAGCAAAGACTGACCGGCCACATGATCGTCTGTGGCTATGGCATTTCGAACCGCCAGGCGGTGCAGGAACTCATCCTGCGCGGCACGTCCCCCGATTCCATCGTCGTCATCGAACGGGACGAAGACGCCCTCGCCGAGGCTGAGGAAACCGGCTGCAACGTGATGCTGGGGGATGCCACGCGTGATCAGGTGCTGCTCGACGCCCGCATTGATACCGCCAGTGCCGTGATCATCTCCGCCGGGCGCGACGACACGTCGATCCTCATGGTCCTCACCGCCCGCGCCCTGCGCAAGGATGTGCCGGTCAGCGTCGTCATCCGCGCCCAGGACAATGAATCGATCGCCCATGCCGCCGGGGCCAGCACCGTCATCAACCCGGTCAGCTTCACCGGCCTGCTGCTCGCCGGATCGACGCATGGGGAGCATGTCGCCGATTATCTTGCCGATCTCGCCTCGGTCGATGGTGAGGTCAGCCTGCGCGAGCGCGCCGCCACCGCCGCCGACATTGGCAAACCGCTGTCCGCGCTCAGCACCGGTATCGGCGTGCGCATCTATCGCGATGGCACCGCCCTGCCGATCAGCGCGGCGGCCCGGACAACCATCCAGCCGGGCGACATGCTGGTCGAAATTGTCCAGATCGCCCCGCCGCTCACCCCCGCGTGA
- the rimO gene encoding 30S ribosomal protein S12 methylthiotransferase RimO: MTDITTLPEARKVGMVSLGCPKALVDSERILTRLRADGYAMSADYAGADVVLVNTCGFLDSAKEESLEAIGEAIAENGRVIVTGCMGNEADAIRARFPEVLAITGAHQYEDVVSAVHQAAPPSQGPYLDLIPQAQYDDAGLKLTPRHYSYLKISEGCNHACAFCIIPSLRGKLASRRIDAVLREAEKLVAAGTQELLVISQDTSAYGVDVRHETRQWKGRDVRTHMTDLARELGQLRTASGHAPWVRLHYVYPYPHVSEVIPLMAEGLVTPYLDIPFQHAAPSVLKSMKRPANEAKVLERLREWRAICPDIAIRSSFVVGFPGETEADFQYLLDWLDEAQLDRVGAFRFEPVAGAAANALPDPVPEEVKEERFQRIMAKTAAISAAKLAAKVGRTLPVIIDEVGEPDEEDGSVGATGRSQADAPEIDGHVYLRDVPADLAPGTIVAVTVEDADEHDLYGVIHPA, encoded by the coding sequence ATGACTGACATCACCACCCTCCCCGAAGCCCGCAAGGTCGGCATGGTCAGCCTCGGCTGCCCCAAGGCGCTCGTTGACAGCGAACGCATCCTCACCCGGCTGCGCGCCGATGGCTATGCGATGAGCGCCGATTATGCCGGGGCCGATGTCGTCCTCGTCAACACCTGCGGCTTCCTTGACAGCGCCAAGGAGGAGAGCCTTGAGGCGATCGGTGAGGCGATTGCCGAAAATGGCCGGGTCATCGTCACCGGCTGCATGGGCAATGAGGCGGATGCCATCCGCGCCCGCTTCCCCGAGGTCCTCGCCATCACCGGCGCGCACCAGTACGAAGACGTGGTCAGCGCCGTTCATCAGGCCGCGCCGCCCTCACAAGGGCCCTACCTCGATCTCATCCCGCAGGCGCAATATGATGACGCCGGGCTGAAACTCACCCCGCGCCACTACAGCTATCTCAAGATCAGCGAGGGCTGCAACCACGCCTGCGCCTTTTGCATCATCCCCTCCCTGCGCGGCAAACTCGCCAGCCGCCGCATCGACGCCGTCCTGCGCGAAGCGGAAAAGCTTGTCGCCGCTGGCACACAGGAACTGCTCGTCATCAGTCAGGACACATCGGCCTATGGCGTCGATGTCCGGCATGAGACGCGCCAGTGGAAGGGCCGCGACGTCCGCACCCACATGACCGATCTTGCCCGTGAGCTGGGTCAGTTGCGCACCGCCAGCGGCCACGCGCCGTGGGTCCGCCTCCACTATGTCTATCCCTATCCGCACGTCAGCGAAGTCATCCCGCTGATGGCCGAGGGGCTGGTCACCCCCTATCTCGACATCCCCTTCCAGCACGCCGCCCCGTCGGTCCTCAAATCGATGAAGCGTCCGGCCAATGAGGCCAAGGTGCTTGAGCGGCTGCGCGAATGGCGCGCCATCTGCCCTGATATCGCCATCCGCTCCTCCTTCGTCGTCGGCTTCCCCGGCGAAACCGAAGCGGATTTCCAGTATCTGCTCGACTGGCTCGACGAGGCGCAACTCGACCGGGTCGGCGCCTTCCGTTTCGAGCCTGTCGCCGGTGCCGCCGCCAACGCCCTGCCCGACCCGGTGCCCGAAGAGGTCAAGGAAGAGCGTTTCCAGCGCATCATGGCCAAGACCGCGGCGATCAGCGCGGCCAAACTCGCCGCCAAGGTCGGCCGCACCCTGCCCGTCATCATCGACGAGGTGGGCGAGCCTGACGAGGAGGATGGCAGCGTCGGCGCCACCGGCCGCTCACAGGCCGACGCCCCGGAAATCGACGGCCATGTCTATCTGCGCGACGTGCCCGCTGATCTCGCGCCCGGCACCATCGTTGCCGTCACCGTGGAGGATGCCGACGAGCATGACCTCTATGGCGTCATCCACCCGGCCTGA
- a CDS encoding LysR family transcriptional regulator, whose amino-acid sequence MSADLVLIRRFEAVHRLASFSRAAEELSITHSALTKSIRTLEEQWDVRLFERTTRSVMPTEAGRRLALAAVDLIAQFDAVKADVVAGDRQLSIICGAAVIDTLIHGALAAFRSRHPLVSVTIETMPPDIACDRLVRRQAHLLLFHSSTVKALQPRNALRVERVVSEPYVMAFRPGHVVEQGDLTLDQILAFDWAVAGFDKAYQASLPKPLRDLFSHHGFPRYRVLNQSSCIELAVRSDVLTLLPTTVAASLAAIGRLRSLPFPGDARFAISAVTPMGEVPSLTVMDFIAAVRATFAG is encoded by the coding sequence ATGTCTGCCGACCTTGTTCTGATCCGCCGGTTCGAAGCCGTCCACCGCCTCGCCAGTTTTTCCCGCGCCGCCGAAGAACTGTCGATCACCCACTCGGCCCTGACCAAAAGCATCAGGACGCTGGAGGAGCAGTGGGATGTCCGCCTGTTCGAACGGACGACGCGGTCAGTCATGCCCACCGAAGCCGGGCGGCGGTTGGCGCTGGCGGCAGTCGACCTGATCGCGCAATTTGATGCGGTTAAGGCCGATGTCGTGGCGGGCGACAGGCAATTGTCTATCATCTGCGGTGCGGCTGTGATCGACACGCTCATCCATGGCGCGCTCGCCGCCTTTCGCTCGCGGCACCCGCTGGTCAGTGTTACCATCGAAACCATGCCACCAGATATTGCCTGCGACCGGTTGGTCCGCAGACAGGCGCATTTGCTGCTGTTTCACAGCAGCACGGTAAAGGCGCTGCAGCCGCGCAATGCGCTCCGGGTCGAACGCGTGGTTTCCGAACCCTATGTCATGGCCTTTCGCCCCGGCCATGTGGTTGAGCAGGGCGACCTGACGCTCGACCAGATACTGGCATTTGATTGGGCGGTTGCCGGGTTTGACAAGGCCTATCAGGCCAGTCTGCCCAAGCCATTGCGTGACCTGTTCAGCCACCACGGCTTTCCGCGCTACCGCGTTCTCAACCAGTCGTCCTGCATCGAACTGGCCGTGCGATCCGACGTGCTGACGCTGTTACCCACCACCGTGGCTGCATCGTTGGCGGCTATTGGGCGCTTGCGCAGCCTGCCATTCCCCGGCGACGCCCGTTTTGCCATCAGTGCAGTTACCCCAATGGGGGAGGTACCATCGCTGACAGTCATGGATTTCATCGCCGCCGTGCGGGCGACATTTGCTGGCTGA
- a CDS encoding sterol desaturase family protein, with translation MSVSELIRSNIGLYSAIFFFTLLAIEIVAIKLFRARGRIPAKDASLGVLTGVLSDPVNALSAFITLGILSMVEPYQMASLPVTLTTFVLCFILDDLRFYCHHRVAHRCRWVWAMHVVHHSSQEYNLAVALRQGWTKHFTGTMLFKVPLVLVGFDPVMVTFCGVLNASYQFLLHTETVDKMPRWYEFIFNTPSHHRVHHANNPRYLDTNYAGTLIIWDRMFGSFAAEDRADPPVYGLVKDLNTFNLFTILTHEYFGIARDVVRRGLTMTQRFCYIFAPPGWSHDGSRLSTEAIKRAAGIGADPQSTPPPPSPAVRTAQPE, from the coding sequence ATGAGCGTCAGCGAACTGATCCGAAGCAATATCGGCCTCTATTCGGCCATTTTCTTCTTCACGCTGCTCGCCATAGAGATTGTCGCAATCAAGTTGTTCCGCGCACGGGGGCGCATTCCGGCCAAGGATGCGTCGCTCGGCGTGCTAACCGGCGTGCTCAGTGATCCGGTCAACGCCCTGTCGGCCTTCATTACGCTTGGCATTCTGTCGATGGTCGAGCCTTACCAAATGGCCTCGCTGCCGGTGACGCTGACCACCTTTGTCCTGTGTTTCATCCTCGATGACCTGCGCTTCTATTGCCATCACCGCGTCGCGCACCGCTGTCGCTGGGTCTGGGCGATGCATGTCGTCCACCATTCGAGCCAGGAATATAATCTCGCCGTGGCCCTGCGACAGGGTTGGACCAAGCATTTCACCGGCACCATGTTGTTCAAGGTGCCGCTGGTCCTCGTCGGCTTTGACCCGGTCATGGTCACCTTTTGCGGCGTGCTCAACGCCAGCTACCAGTTCCTGCTGCATACCGAGACCGTCGACAAAATGCCGCGCTGGTATGAGTTCATCTTCAACACGCCATCGCACCACCGCGTCCACCATGCCAATAATCCGCGCTATCTCGACACGAATTACGCCGGGACACTGATCATCTGGGACCGCATGTTTGGCAGCTTTGCCGCCGAAGACCGCGCCGATCCACCGGTATATGGCCTGGTCAAGGACCTCAACACCTTCAACCTCTTCACCATCCTGACACATGAATATTTCGGCATAGCGAGGGACGTGGTCCGCCGCGGGCTGACGATGACCCAACGCTTTTGCTATATCTTCGCACCGCCGGGGTGGAGCCATGACGGATCACGCCTGTCGACCGAGGCGATCAAGCGCGCCGCCGGTATCGGTGCTGACCCACAGTCCACCCCGCCACCACCATCGCCTGCTGTCCGAACCGCACAGCCCGAATGA
- a CDS encoding glutathione S-transferase family protein — translation MMRLYTCAGSRGLRCSWTICELGVEGEIELVLLPFPPRAFDKSYFQINGLGTVPALVDGDITMTESSAICHYLTSRFPAPAQGPIALSPDEADYGRFLDWLHHADATLTFPQTVALRFCQFEKDRGLEAAGEAYGDWFGKRLAKADARLQQHEWLAGDRFTVADIAVGYALYLSRMTRLDHHLTPTLRDYLARLTARPGFQRALAWEKATGEAQGVANRLG, via the coding sequence ATGATGCGGTTATACACATGTGCGGGGTCGCGGGGGCTGAGGTGCAGCTGGACCATTTGCGAGCTGGGGGTAGAGGGCGAGATAGAGCTAGTATTGCTCCCCTTCCCGCCCCGAGCATTTGACAAATCATACTTTCAGATCAATGGCTTGGGCACAGTTCCCGCGCTTGTGGACGGTGACATCACGATGACCGAAAGTTCGGCCATTTGCCACTATCTGACGAGCCGTTTTCCCGCCCCCGCACAGGGCCCGATCGCGCTCTCCCCTGACGAGGCCGACTATGGCCGCTTCCTCGATTGGCTGCACCACGCCGACGCGACGCTGACCTTTCCCCAGACGGTGGCCCTGCGCTTTTGCCAGTTCGAGAAGGACCGCGGGCTTGAGGCGGCGGGCGAGGCCTATGGCGACTGGTTCGGCAAGCGCCTCGCCAAGGCCGACGCCCGGCTGCAACAGCATGAATGGCTGGCCGGGGACCGCTTCACCGTGGCGGACATCGCGGTCGGCTATGCCCTCTACCTGTCCCGCATGACCCGGCTCGACCACCATCTGACGCCGACGCTGAGGGACTATCTCGCCCGCCTGACCGCCCGCCCCGGCTTCCAGCGCGCACTGGCCTGGGAAAAGGCGACCGGAGAGGCGCAGGGCGTGGCGAACCGGCTGGGGTGA
- a CDS encoding sulfite exporter TauE/SafE family protein — translation MSSDPYFIIAAVVAVILVGLAKGGFAGLGALATPVLALTIAPTKAAAILLPILIVQDAVSLWSFRGNWDRWILGWMLPGAMGGVLIGYWFAAELSAGAVMAALGAITLVFGLYRLTVEHLARRRQEQLAASTSPGWVGTLFGVATGFTSQIAHLGGPPFQMWVTPRRLPHLTYIGTQVLLFAILNWIKVPTFIALGGFDREVLTIAAALVPLAIASTMAGVWLVRRISAARFYTLIYVLMVLLGGKLLWDVLA, via the coding sequence ATGTCCAGCGATCCATATTTCATCATCGCTGCCGTGGTCGCGGTCATTCTCGTGGGGCTGGCCAAGGGCGGCTTTGCGGGGCTGGGCGCACTTGCGACGCCGGTTCTCGCGCTGACCATCGCGCCGACCAAGGCAGCGGCAATCCTGTTACCGATCCTGATCGTGCAGGATGCCGTGAGCCTGTGGAGTTTCCGTGGCAATTGGGACCGCTGGATCCTGGGCTGGATGCTGCCGGGGGCGATGGGTGGTGTGCTGATCGGATACTGGTTCGCGGCAGAACTGTCAGCCGGGGCGGTGATGGCGGCGCTGGGCGCGATCACGCTGGTGTTCGGGCTGTACCGGCTGACCGTCGAGCATCTCGCGCGGCGGCGGCAGGAGCAGCTGGCGGCGTCGACCTCGCCCGGATGGGTGGGCACGCTGTTCGGCGTGGCGACCGGGTTCACCAGCCAGATCGCCCACCTTGGCGGGCCGCCGTTCCAGATGTGGGTGACACCGCGCCGGCTGCCACACCTCACCTATATCGGGACGCAGGTGTTGCTGTTCGCCATCCTCAACTGGATCAAGGTGCCGACGTTCATCGCGCTGGGCGGATTTGATCGCGAGGTGCTGACCATCGCGGCGGCGCTGGTGCCGCTGGCGATCGCGTCCACAATGGCCGGGGTGTGGCTGGTCCGGCGGATCAGCGCGGCGCGGTTTTACACGCTGATATATGTGCTGATGGTCCTGCTGGGCGGCAAGCTGTTATGGGATGTGCTGGCGTAG